From the Phyllopteryx taeniolatus isolate TA_2022b chromosome 20, UOR_Ptae_1.2, whole genome shotgun sequence genome, one window contains:
- the shrprbck1r gene encoding ranBP-type and C3HC4-type zinc finger-containing protein 1 has translation MSLSSGGWTAGVVTEQRAPPPPVEYGASHPQPNCQTVLMSVRVSLCHSAIRPLRLPGVGGESLRLQLCMDPEKSGEFRLSLQECSGNGRSVTIAEYNLTSVNYRVKAATCHELSLAAPPHDRISFNFGCEQEAQQWATVMMTSLREAHRETVAESGSATLLSSTEGADLSGVVCVSAGAGKDNNRECLRFQNTSSLQQLEDACIELTQAIEGGDMKLASVFAAELSCQNAALKIQPSIRQCEDTEINLAVVVEDSSTSCCITMKVSPVMTTAALKHQMFLEYGFHPWVQRWVIGQCLCTNQRSLASYGIRQDGDTAFLYLLSACHAHLTRQLLQQDQESALLHNSFPCASFLHHPSHNSIASQEEKLYKTLPARLNCSNAGFQNGNLSELKVNVPSVELPQLDEESGINTPSFQGWPCPSCTYINKPLRPGCEICSTNRPVTYIVPGGYQPDSLELRRLQQEKDAIIQYQQAREEERQQNFAQLVMMDGQDLVPNPEPLDCRICYVELKAGEGAMLRECLHCFCKECLRSVIMLSEEPEVSCPYRDDTYACTCSLQEREIKALVTPEEYQRWLQRSLSVAESQCQGSYHCATADCPGWCVYEDTVNVYHCPVCTKQNCLICKAIHDGMNCKQYQDDLAARAINDSAARRTTHLLQTLVQSGEAMHCPQCGIIVQKRDGCDWVRCTVCHTEICWVTRGHRWGPKGPGDTSGGCRCNVNRQKCHPKCQNCH, from the exons ATGTCACTAAGTTCGGGCGGTTGGACCGCCGGTGTCGTGACGGAACAGCGCGCGCCTCCTCCGCCTGTCGAGTATGGAGCGTCGCACCCACAACCCAACTGTCAAACCGTCCTCATGTCGGTTCGGGTGTCATTGTGCCATTCTGCTATTCGACCGCTGCGTCTTCCGGGAGTAGGCGGCGAATCCCTTCGCCTGCAGCTCTGTATGGACCCGGAGAAGTCCGGGGAATTCCGTCTGTCGCTCCAAGAGTGCAGCGGGAATGGTCGCAGCGTG ACTATCGCAGAGTATAATTTGACGTCTGTGAACTATCGTGTAAAAGCGGCAACATGTCACGAGCTGAGTCTGGCAGCGCCTCCACATGATCGCATCAGCTTCAACTTTGGCTGTGAGCAAGAGGCCCAGCAGTGGGCCACCGTCATGATGACTTCACTGAGAGAAGCACACAGAG AAACGGTGGCAGAAAGTGGATCAGCTACTCTATTATCCTCTACTGAAGGTGCAGACTTGAGTGGAG TTGTTTGTGTTTCAGCTGGAGCTGGTAAAGATAACAACAGAGAGTGTCTCCGATTCCAGAACACCTCATCTTTACAGCAGTTAG AAGACGCATGCATCGAGCTGACCCAAGCCATCGAGGGTGGTGACATGAAGTTGGCCTCCGTCTTTGCTGCCGAGCTTTCCTGCCAAAATGCTGCGCTGAAGATCCAACCCTCTATACGACAATGTGAAGACACTGAAATCAA TTTGGCTGTTGTAGTAGAGGATTCTTCTACATCATGTTGCATCACTATGAAGGTTTCTCCTGTAATGACTACTGCAGCTTTGAAACACCAG ATGTTTCTAGAGTATGGCTTTCACCCATGGGTGCAGCGCTGGGTGATTGGCCAGTGCCTGTGCACTAACCAGCGTTCCCTGGCTTCATATGGCATTCGTCAAGATGGCGACACAGCTTTTTTGTACCTCTTGTCAGCTTGCCACGCTCACCTGACTCGCCAACTCCTCCAACAGGACCAGGAGAGTGCACTCCTCCACAATTCTTTTCCATGTGCATCCTTTCTCCATCACCCCTCTCATAATAGTATCGCATCTCAAGAAGAGAAACTTTATAAAACCTTGCCAGCTAGATTAAATTGCAGCAACGCTG GGTTCCAGAACGGAAACCTCAGTGAGCTAAAAGTCAATGTCCCCAGTGTCGAGTTGCCTCAACTAGATGAAGAATCCGGCATAAACACACCTTCCTTTCAG GGTTGGCCGTGTCCTTCTTGTACTTACATCAACAAACCATTGCGGCCCGGCTGTGAGATCTGCAGTACCAACCGCCCTGTGACCTACATTGTTCCGGGCGGATACCAGCCCGACTCGCTGGAACTCAGGCGGCTCCAGCAGGAGAAGGATGCCATTATACAGTACCAGCAG GCAAGGGAAGAGGAGCGCCAGCAGAATTTTGCCCAGCTGGTGATGATGGACGGCCAGGACTTAGTGCCGAATCCCGAGCCTTTGGACTGCAGAATCTGCTATGTAGAGCTAAAGGCAGGAGAGGGCGCCATGCTCAGGGAGTGTCTCCATTGCTTCTGCAA AGAATGCTTGCGCTCAGTCATTATGCTGAGTGAGGAGCCGGAAGTGTCCTGTCCTTACAGAGATGACACGTATGCCTGTACATGCTCCTTGCAGGAGAGGGAGATCAAAGCT TTGGTTACACCGGAGGAGTATCAACGCTGGCTGCAGAGAAGTCTGTCCGTGGCAGAGTCCCAATGTCAGGGCAGCTACCACTGTGCCACTGCAGACTGCCCCGGCTGGTGTGTGTACGAGGACACGGTCAATGTGTATCACTGCCCCGTCTGCACGAAGCAAAACTGCCTCATTTGCAAG GCTATTCACGATGGAATGAACTGTAAGCAGTACCAGGATGATCTTGCAGCCCGCGCTATCAACGACTCTGCTGCACGGAGGACAACTCATCTACTTCAG ACTCTGGTGCAATCTGGGGAGGCGATGCACTGTCCCCAGTGCGGCATCATTGTGCAAAAGAGGGACGGATGTGATTGGGTGCGCTGCACTGTCTGTCACACAGAAATCTGCTGGGTCACCAGAGGGCATCGCTGGGGTCCAAAG GGTCCTGGCGACACCAGTGGAGGATGTCGCTGTAATGTCAACCGTCAAAAATGCCATCCAAAATGTCAAAACTGTCACTGA